CAATCCCTCTGATTTCGATTCTGACGCCAGGCATCTTACAAAAAATGGAAAGTTATGAAGAGACTCGCTTAAATGAATTAACAGGATTAATATAACATACTTAATACGATTTAGCAAGCTACTTTGTTAAATTTTTCACAAACTTCTTATATTTTAAATAGGAGTATTAAGATTATATAACCCTGAAAAGTCTAATTTTATAAAGAAAAAGGGATTATCTCGCTCTTTTACCTTAAGATTTTCCTTGACAAGAAATTACTGTGAAAGTATAATATTTTGTGAAAAGATTCACAAATTCTGTGATGATTTTTTGAATAAAAACACCTAAAGGAGGTCTTCATGGTTTTAGAACGAAGGAAGTTCCTCCAGTTAATCGGCGGCTCAGCAGCCGCAATGGGACTTTCTCACCTCTGGCTTCCCAAGATAGTCCAGGCTATGCTGGAAAATCCTGGCAATCCTCCGGTGATCTGGTTTCAGGGGCAGAGCTGCACTGGCTGCTCCATCTCCACTCTAAATACTGTTTACCCAGACATAGCCAAGGTAATAACCGAGATTATCAGCCTGGAGTTCCATCCTAATATCATGGCATCCGCAGGTGAACAGGCATTGAAGGTCCTGGATTATGCTCTGGAAAATCAGGCTGGCAAGTTTGTGCTGGTGGTAGAGGGAGCTATCCCCACCCAGGCTGCTGGTGCATACAGCACTATGGGAGAAAAAGATGGAAAGCCAATCACTGCCTTAGATTGGGTAACCCGCCTGGGAAATGCCTCCAAAGCTATTTTGAATGTGGGTACTTGTTCTTCTTTTGGAGGGATTCCAGCAGGAACACCTAACCCAACTGGAGCTAAAGCGGTAAGAGATATCCTCCCTAAAGCGACCATG
This genomic interval from Candidatus Zixiibacteriota bacterium contains the following:
- a CDS encoding hydrogenase small subunit, coding for MVLERRKFLQLIGGSAAAMGLSHLWLPKIVQAMLENPGNPPVIWFQGQSCTGCSISTLNTVYPDIAKVITEIISLEFHPNIMASAGEQALKVLDYALENQAGKFVLVVEGAIPTQAAGAYSTMGEKDGKPITALDWVTRLGNASKAILNVGTCSSFGGIPAGTPNPTGAKAVRDILPKATMINIPGCPPHPDWVIGTIAHVLLYGIPELDKDLRPLVFYKRLIHENCERRADFEAGKFAKDYGEEGCLFELGCKGPMAYCDVSIRGWNNGVNWCNRSGSPCIACTEPTFPDHNGSGLYGLLDKKILLGIPWRKDEVEKPKKLVKLT